The window GTGGTCCACGCCTCCGGCGCGAAGCACCTGGTCGATCCGACCCGGCTGATGTCCAGCGCCCGCCGGGTGTTCGGCTCGCTGATGGACGACGTGTTCGGGCCGCTGCTGCCGACCGAGGCCCGCCGGGTGCGCGCGGTGGAGGACATCGGCTCGATCGACCTCGGCGGCGGCCGGCGCCTGGAGACCCACCACACCCCCGGGCACGCCCGCCACCACGTCGGCCTGATCGACAGCCTCACCGGCGACCTGTACGTCGGCGACGCCGCCGGCCTCTACATCCCCTCGGACGACCCCGACCAGCCCGGCGACGTCCGCCCCGGCACTCCCCCGCCGGACTTCGACCTCCCGCTGGCCCTGAACTCCCTGGAGAAGTTCCGCACGCTGCGCCCCACCCGCCTGCTGTTCAGCCACTACGGCCCGGTCCGCGACGTCACCGACATCCTGGCCCGCGCCGAGGAGGAGGTGCGGCTGTGGGTGGAGCTGGTGCGCGACGCCCGCACCAGCCGCCTGGACCTGGACCACGCGATCGAGATGGTCCGGGAGAAGACGGCCGCGCGCTACCCGGTGGAGCAGGCGAACGAGGAGACGCAGACGAAGTTCGAGGAGCTGTCCTCGTACGCGTCGAACATCGTGGGGATCAACAAGTACCTGGACAAGGCGGACGGCTGGGAGCACCCGATGGCCGACGCCTCGAGCGCCGGGTGAGGCACGCCGAGCCGACTGTCGTCAGATATACCAATCGGTTTATCGACAAGCCAGCAGGAGCGGGAACGCCTCGACGACGTCCTTGACCGTGGCGGTGGCGGTCGGGGTCGGGGTCGCGAGGGCAGTAGCAGTGGCAGTAGCAGTGGCGGCCGGAACAGCGAGCTCGCGGCCGCGATCGATCCAGATCGTCCGCAGCCCCACCGCCGCACCACCTCCGATGTCAGCACCGGGGTTGTCCCCGACCATCCATCCGCCATCGGCCAAAGCACATCCCGCACCCTCGGCGGCGATCCGAAAGATCTCCGCATCAGGCTTGCGCACGTCCAGCGCCCCGGACACCGCCACCGAGTCGACCAGCCGGTCCAGCCCGGTGCGCTCGATCTTCCCGAGCTGATTGTCCGCCTCGCCGTTGGTCACGATCCCCAGCCGCCACCCGGCGCGCCGCAACGCGGCCAGCCCGTCGCGCACCTCGTCCCGCAGCTCCACGAACTCTGGCATACGCGTGCGGTAGAGCCGCCACAAAACCTCCACAGGCTCGGTGAGCCCATAGCGTTCCCGCACCCTGGCGAAGAACTCATCGCGCCTCTGATACGGGTCCCAGGCTTCGACCAGCCAATCCTCCGACTCCGCCGGCAACGTGAAGCCCCGGACGAAGTCCCGCGCGAAGCGCCGGAAGGCCGGTGCCAGAGCGATGAGTGTGTCGTCCAGGTCGAACAGCGCGAGCGGCCCCATGGAGCTGATCGTACTGAGCGCTACATTGGTACGGACCCGTCGAGCTCGCGGGCCATTACCACTCCGGAAGGGCCGCCGCAGTGACCGAAGCCGCCGTCCAGACACACAACGAACCGACCGAACCGGTCATCGCCCCGGCCCCGGCCGAGGCCGCCATCACCACCGAGGCCGAACTGCGCGAGCTGCTCGGCGAGCCGATGGAGCGCGCGATCAACAAGGAGCGCGTCCGGCTCAAGCCGATCGACCGGCGGTGGCTGGCCGCCTCGCCGCTGTGCTTCCTGGCCACCAGCGACGAGCTGGGCAACTGCGACGTCTCCCCGAAGGGCGACCCGGCCGGCTTCGTGAAGGTCCTGGACGAGGCCCGGCTGGCCATCCCCGAGCGGCCCGGCAACCGGCGCGCCGACGGGTACCACAACATCCTGCGCAACCCGCACGTCGGCCTGATCTTCGTGGTGCCCGGCCGCACCGAGACGCTGCGCATCAACGGCCGGGCGCGGCTGGTGCGCGAGGCCGCGTACTTCGACGACATGGTCGTCAAGGGCCACCGGCCGATCATGGCGCTGGAGGTGGAGATCGAGCAGATCTTCTTCCACTGCGCGAAGGCCTTCATGCGCTCGGCGCTGTGGAAGCCCCCGACGTGGGACCCGGACCAGCTGCCGCCGCACGCCGCCATCGTGAAGTCGGTGCAGTGGACGCGCGAGTCGCTGGAGGAGCTGACCGAGTACTACGGCGCCAGCTACGAGAAGAGCATCTACGTCACCAAGAAGTAGCAGCTCAGCGGGGTCAGCGGCGGCGCTTGTCGGCGGGCCCGGGTAGCGTCGGGACCATGGCCCTCACCTATCAAGTCGTCGTCGACTCCGCCGATCCGCACACCCTGGCCGACTGGTGGGCCGAGACGCTGGGCTGGGACCTGGAGCCCTCCAACGAGGGCTTCATCCGCCGGATGATCGCCGAGGGCCAGGCCGCCGAGTCCGACACCACGACCCACAACGGCGTCCTGGTCTGGGCCGCGGGGCAGGCCGTCGTGCACCCCGCCGGCCGGGACGCCGGCCCCGGCTCGCGCATCCTGTTCCAGGCCGTGCCCGAGCCCAAGACCGTGAAGAACCGCCTGCACCTGGACATCAAGGTCGGCGACGGGAACCTGGAGAGCGAGCTGGAGCGGCTCACCGCCCGGGGCGCCACCGAGCTGTACCGGGGCCGCCAGGGGCCCTCGAGCTGGATCACCATCGCCGACCCGGAGGGCAACGAATTGTGTCTGCACTCGTGAGCACCGCCGGTTAAAGTCACGGTCATGACGTCCGAGAGCGCCTCCGCCGTCCGCGTGGACAGCTGGATCTGGTCGGTGCGGCTGACCAAGTCCCGCTCCATGGCCGCCGACGCCTGCCGCGGCGGGCACGTGAAGGTCAACAACGAGAGCGTGAAGCCCTCGCACCTGCTGCGGGTCGGCGACGAGGTGCGGGTCCGGCAGGACCAGCGCGAGCGGGTCGTGGTGGTCAGCAGGCTGATCAGCAAGCGGGTCGGCCCCCCGGTCGCCGCCGAGTGCTACGTCGACAACAGCCCGCCGCCCCCGCCGCGGGAGCTGTTCGTCCAGGTCGCGGTGCGCGACCGCGGGGCCGGACGGCCCACCAAGCGCGAACGGCGGGACATGGACCGGCTGCGCGGGCGGGACTTCTGAGTTTCTGAAGGCCCCGAGCAGCAGAACGCCGCGGAACCGGACTCAGGGTATCCGGCGCCGCGGCGTCATCTCGTGCGAAGACCGCCCTACTTCTTACGGCCGTACCGCGTCTCCGCGTACTTCCGCATGATCGTGAGGGTCTTAGGGTTCCGCGCGAACGTCGTCGGCTCGAACGGCGTCGAGTACCGGCGCCGGGTGATCGCCTTGGGCCGCGTGAACTCGCGCAGCCCGTCGGCCCCGTGGATGCGGCCGAACCCGGACTCCCCGACGCCGCCGAAGGGCAGGCCCGGGATGCCGGCGAAGGCGATGACCGCGTTGACCGAGGTCATCCCGCTGCGCAGGCGCCGGGCGATGGCCGCGCCGCCGTGGCGGGCGAAGACCGAGGCGCCCAGGCCGTAGTCGGTGGCGTTGGCCAGCTGGATCGCCTCCTCGACGTCCCGCACGCCCTTGATCGTGATCGTCGGTCCGAACGTCTCCTCCCGCACCGCGCTGGAGTCCTCCGGCGCGTCCAGCAGGACGGTCGGCTCGACGTACGGCGCCTTCACCGCGCCGCTGCCGCCGACCAGCACCGTGGCGCCCTTGGCGATGGCGTCGTCGATGTGGCCGCGGACCACGTCGATCTGCGAGGGCATGGTCATCGGGCCGTAGGCGGCGTCCGGACCCTCGCCGGGGGCCAGCGCCAGCTTCTGGATCTGCGAGGTCAGCTCGGTGACGAACTTGTCCTTCACCGAGTCCACGACGTAGACCCGCTCGATGCCCACGCAGGTCTGCCCGGCATTGGACATCGCGCCCCACAGCGCGGCGTCGGCGGCCTTGGCCACGTCGGCGTCGCCGGCCACGATCATCGCGTCCTTGCCGCCGCACTCCATCAGCACCGGCGTCAGCGAGGGCGCGCACGCGGCCATCACCTTGCGCCCGGTCCGCGCGCTGCCGGTGAACGCGATCTTGTCCACGCCCGACTCGCACAGCGCGGCCCCGGTCGGCCCGGTCCCGGTGACCAGCCGCAGCACCTGGTGCGGCGCGTCCGGGTTGGCCTGGTTGAACGCGTCGACGACCCACTTGCCGATCGCGGTGGTGTACTCCGAGGGCTTGAACACCACGGCGTTGCCGGCCGCCAGCGCGTAGGCGATCGACCCCATCGGAGTGAACACGGGATAGTTCCACGGACCGATGACGCCGACGACACCGAGCGGCTGGTACTCCAGCGTCGCGGCGTGGTTGGACATCAGCAGCCCGGTGCCCACCCGGCGCGGGTGCAGCACCTTGCGCGCGTGGCCGGCGGCCCAGCCGATGTGCTCGATGGCCAGGAACGCCTCCAGGAAGGCGTCCTGGCGCGGCTTGCCGTTCTCCCGGTGCATCAGCTCGCACAACTCGTCGAGCCCGCGGGTGATGACACCGGCCCACTTGCGCAGCCGGCGCTCACGCTCGGCCCAGGACAGCGAGGACCACCAGGCGAACGCCTGGCGCGCCTCGCCCACGACCGCACGCACCTGCTCGGCGGTCATGGCGGGGAAGGTGGCGACCTCGCCGCCGTCGGCGGGGTCGTAGGAGACGAAACTGGGGGCGCCCGGTTCCAGGACGCCGACAGCCGCGCCGTTAGCTGAACCCTGATCGCTCATGGCTGACTGCCTCTTCCGTACGGAGGGAGGTGGATGGGGGTCGGGGACGGTGGTTCCGGAGGGTGTCCGGACGATCGCTACCAACGGGTAACGTCGATGGTTCCGATCCTTCACCTCGAAACGGCCTGGGGCAATAGGGAGTTGGGACGTGCGGTGGATCCGGGGCGGATCCGGGCCGGATCCAGGGCGGGTCCAGGCGGACGCGAAGGGCGGTGCGCGGCGGCCGGCGCGGGCCGGAAACGACCGATCGGCGGCCGCCTCGAGGGGCGGCCGCCGATCGGCGGTGCAGATTCAGTCCGGGCCAGAGCCCTGGATCAGTCCGGGTCAGTCCGGGCCAGAGCCCAAATCAGTCCGGGTCTGTCCGGGCCAGTCGTCAGTCCTTGTCGGACCGGGAGTGGTCGGCGTCGCGGTCGTCGCGGTCGTCGCGGTCGTCGCGGTCGATGTGGTCGGCGTCCTCGGCTTCGAGGTCGTCGTCCAGGTCGTCGTCCAGGTCGTCGCCGCGGTCGTCCTCCTCCGCGTCGTCGTCCTCGTCGTCCTCGTCGTCGAACTCTTCCTCGTCGTCGTCCTCGAAGTCCTCCGCGACGTGACCGGCTTCCCCGGCCCCGCCAGCCTCAACGGCTTCGCCGGCGTCCTCGGCCTCGTCGCCTTCCTCCGCGTCGAGTTCGTCCTCGAACTCGTCGAAGGCGATGCCGTCGAGCTCGTCGACCCGCTCGGCGGCGTCGGTGAGCCCCTCGGCGTCGGCGTCGGCGGCCCGCATGAACCACTCGCGCGCGTCGTCCTCGCGCTCGGCGGCCAGCAGCGCCTCGGCGTAGGCGTAGCGCAGGCGCGCGGTCCAGGGCTGGATCTTCGCCGGCGTCAGATCGGCGCCCTGCAGCTGCACCACAGCCGCCTCCGGCTGCTCCATGTCCATCCGGGCGCCGGCCGCGACCATCCGCAGCTCGATCTGCGTCTCCTTGTCCAGGGTCTTGGCCTCCGGCGCGGCGGCCATCGCCAGGGCCCGCTCCGGACGTCCCAGGCCCCGCTCACAGTCGGCCATGACGGCCCAGTGGTCGTTGGTCCCGGTGATCCGCCGCACGGTCCGCAGATCGGCCAGCGCCTCGGAGTACCGCTCGGTCAGGTACGCGGCCAGCCCGGCGGCCTCCCGCGTGGAGGCCAGACGCGGCGCGAGCTTCATCGCGGTCCGCGCGTGCCGGTAGGCCAGCTCCGGGTCCTCGTCCAGGTTCTGCCCGGCCATGACCAGGTGCCCGGCCACCAGCGTGGCCTTGGACCTCAGCAGCTGGGCGAGCTCGTCCTGGATGTCCTTGTCGAGCTTGTCGACGGTCGCGTCCGGCGAGATCTCCAGCACGTCCTCGGCCTCACGGGCCTCTCCGTTGACACCCTCGAACCCGGCACCGCCGCCCTCACGCTGACCGAAGCCGCCCCGCGTGTCCTCCTCGGCGAAGCCACGGCGCGCACCGTCGTCGCCGAAGCCACGCGGGGAGCCGAACTCGCGCTCGGGACGCTCGGAACGCTCAGGCCGCTCAGTACGCTCGGACCGGTCGCCGGCGAAGCTGTCACGACGGTCACGGTCGCCGTAGCCACGCTCACGGTCGCCGCCCCGCGAATCGCGCTGGCCGTAGCCACCCCGCGAGTCACGGTCGCCGGTCCCACCACGGGAGTCACCACGACCGCCACGGTCGCCGTAACCGCCGCGCGAGTCCCGGTCGCCGCCGGAGCTGCGCGAGCCGGAACGGTCGCCATAGCCACCACGAGAGTCCCGGTCGCCACCACGGGAATCCCGGTCACCGCCAAAGCCGCGAGAGCCGGAACGGTCGCCGTAGCCACCACGGGAGTCCCGGTCACCGCCACGGGAATCCCGGTCGCCGCCAAAGCTCCGGGAGCCGGAACGGTCGCCATAGCCACCACGCGAATCCCGGTCACCCCGGGAGCCAGACCGATCCCCATAGCCACCACGGGAGTCCCGGTCGCCGCCAAAGCCGCGAGAGCCGGAACGGTCGCCGTAGCCACCACGGGAGTCGCGGTCACCGCCACGGGAATCCCGGTCGCCACCGAAGCCGCGCGAACCGGAACGGTCGCCATAGCCACCACGGCCCGAGTCACGACCGCCCCGCGAGTCACGCTCGCCGTAGCCGCCATGCCCCGAGAAGCCCCGCGAGTCACGTCCATCACGCGAACCAGAACGGTCGCCATCGCGCGAGCCGAAGCCGCCACGGCTGCCGCCTCCGCGAGAATCCCTGTCCCCGTAACCGGAGCCGCTCCGCGAATCGGAACCACCGCGCGAGTCGGAGCTTCGGCCATCCCGGGAACCGAAACCACCGCGCGAGTCCGAGCCTCGCCCGTCCCGCGAACCGTAGCCGCCCCGCGAGTCCGAACCCCGGCCGTCCCGCGAACCGAAACCACCACGGGAGTCAGAGCCGCCACGCGAGTCGGAGCTTCGGCCATCCCGGGAACCGAAACCACCGCGCGAGTCCGAGCCCCGACCATCCCGGGAACCGAAACCACCGCGCGAGTCCGAGCCTCGCCCGTCCCGCGAACCGTAGCCGCCCCGCGAATCGCGGTCGCCGGAGCCGGAGCCGCCGCGCGAGTCACGATCCCCATAGCGGGAACCACCGCGCGAGTCCCGGTCGCCGTACCCGCCACGCCCGCGGTCGCCGCCGGCGTCACGTCCACCTCCACCGCGCGAGTCGCGGTCGCCGTAGCCACCCCGCCCGCGGTCGCCACCGGAGTCACGACCGCCCCGCGAGTCACGGTCGCCATGGCCGCCACGGCCGCGGTCGCCGCCGGAGTCGCGGTCGCCATATCCACGGCTGTCGCGCGAGCCCGGACGGTCGCCGTAGCCACCCCGGGAGTCGCGGCTGCCGGAGCGGTCACCATAGCCGGAGCCGGAACCAGAGCCGG of the Catenulispora sp. MAP5-51 genome contains:
- a CDS encoding aldehyde dehydrogenase family protein codes for the protein MSDQGSANGAAVGVLEPGAPSFVSYDPADGGEVATFPAMTAEQVRAVVGEARQAFAWWSSLSWAERERRLRKWAGVITRGLDELCELMHRENGKPRQDAFLEAFLAIEHIGWAAGHARKVLHPRRVGTGLLMSNHAATLEYQPLGVVGVIGPWNYPVFTPMGSIAYALAAGNAVVFKPSEYTTAIGKWVVDAFNQANPDAPHQVLRLVTGTGPTGAALCESGVDKIAFTGSARTGRKVMAACAPSLTPVLMECGGKDAMIVAGDADVAKAADAALWGAMSNAGQTCVGIERVYVVDSVKDKFVTELTSQIQKLALAPGEGPDAAYGPMTMPSQIDVVRGHIDDAIAKGATVLVGGSGAVKAPYVEPTVLLDAPEDSSAVREETFGPTITIKGVRDVEEAIQLANATDYGLGASVFARHGGAAIARRLRSGMTSVNAVIAFAGIPGLPFGGVGESGFGRIHGADGLREFTRPKAITRRRYSTPFEPTTFARNPKTLTIMRKYAETRYGRKK
- a CDS encoding HAD family hydrolase, with the protein product MGPLALFDLDDTLIALAPAFRRFARDFVRGFTLPAESEDWLVEAWDPYQRRDEFFARVRERYGLTEPVEVLWRLYRTRMPEFVELRDEVRDGLAALRRAGWRLGIVTNGEADNQLGKIERTGLDRLVDSVAVSGALDVRKPDAEIFRIAAEGAGCALADGGWMVGDNPGADIGGGAAVGLRTIWIDRGRELAVPAATATATATALATPTPTATATVKDVVEAFPLLLACR
- a CDS encoding VOC family protein; this encodes MALTYQVVVDSADPHTLADWWAETLGWDLEPSNEGFIRRMIAEGQAAESDTTTHNGVLVWAAGQAVVHPAGRDAGPGSRILFQAVPEPKTVKNRLHLDIKVGDGNLESELERLTARGATELYRGRQGPSSWITIADPEGNELCLHS
- a CDS encoding MBL fold metallo-hydrolase yields the protein MSNPVSTDLGSHTHQIDTLMSGHTGITAGYAILGDHPALIETGTAKSAPVVRDALAALGVGPQDLRTIVVTHIHLDHAGGVGDLAAMFPNAEIVVHASGAKHLVDPTRLMSSARRVFGSLMDDVFGPLLPTEARRVRAVEDIGSIDLGGGRRLETHHTPGHARHHVGLIDSLTGDLYVGDAAGLYIPSDDPDQPGDVRPGTPPPDFDLPLALNSLEKFRTLRPTRLLFSHYGPVRDVTDILARAEEEVRLWVELVRDARTSRLDLDHAIEMVREKTAARYPVEQANEETQTKFEELSSYASNIVGINKYLDKADGWEHPMADASSAG
- a CDS encoding pyridoxamine 5'-phosphate oxidase family protein, with the translated sequence MAPAPAEAAITTEAELRELLGEPMERAINKERVRLKPIDRRWLAASPLCFLATSDELGNCDVSPKGDPAGFVKVLDEARLAIPERPGNRRADGYHNILRNPHVGLIFVVPGRTETLRINGRARLVREAAYFDDMVVKGHRPIMALEVEIEQIFFHCAKAFMRSALWKPPTWDPDQLPPHAAIVKSVQWTRESLEELTEYYGASYEKSIYVTKK